A DNA window from Carnobacterium funditum DSM 5970 contains the following coding sequences:
- a CDS encoding Nramp family divalent metal transporter: MTKQSFSNKLKNMGPAAIITSAFIGPGTITTTTIAGANYGYQLLWAVLFSIIALMVLMEMSSRIGIISGRDAIRAAEEMHTESKGWGIFIKGLVLLAVVITCFGFQSGNEIGASLGLGDAFGISKSSAALIVGAIVMTTALMGTTKILEKIMLLFVSAMGFIFVITMILVKPDIPAMVKGLFLPTMPDGGVVTTMALIGTSLIAINLVLHSITSKNKWNTPEGLVEARFDIKVNILIGGLITFSMLTTSAALLFETGTEVTSPLVFSTQLEPILGDWARVVGDLGIFAAGLSSAIAIPFILKTILASVFNWEKGIEDNKAKTMGAIVVIFGTAFAIADVKPTQIIIFAQATSGFFLPFFAVLLLVVSNSKIIMGKYTNTLLQNILGLIAVVVTLAIGMLGLYGTLSNLLA, from the coding sequence ATGACTAAACAATCATTCAGCAATAAATTGAAAAATATGGGTCCTGCAGCAATCATAACAAGTGCTTTTATAGGACCTGGAACCATTACAACAACGACCATTGCAGGAGCAAATTACGGGTATCAACTTCTCTGGGCGGTATTATTTTCAATCATTGCTTTAATGGTATTAATGGAGATGAGTTCTCGTATCGGTATTATTTCTGGAAGAGATGCTATTCGTGCAGCAGAAGAGATGCATACTGAAAGTAAAGGTTGGGGCATCTTCATTAAAGGATTAGTTTTATTGGCAGTAGTCATTACTTGTTTTGGTTTCCAGAGTGGCAATGAAATTGGAGCATCATTAGGTCTTGGAGATGCATTTGGTATTTCAAAAAGTAGTGCTGCTCTAATTGTAGGAGCCATTGTTATGACGACAGCATTGATGGGAACAACTAAAATCTTAGAAAAAATTATGCTATTATTTGTAAGTGCAATGGGCTTTATCTTTGTGATCACGATGATTTTAGTGAAACCAGACATACCAGCAATGGTGAAAGGATTATTTTTACCGACTATGCCAGATGGTGGTGTAGTAACGACGATGGCACTTATCGGAACGAGTTTGATTGCTATCAATTTGGTGCTTCACTCAATTACATCAAAGAATAAATGGAACACACCTGAGGGATTAGTAGAAGCGCGATTTGATATTAAAGTGAATATTTTAATCGGTGGATTAATCACCTTTTCAATGTTGACAACAAGTGCGGCTCTTTTATTTGAAACTGGAACTGAAGTAACAAGCCCACTTGTATTTTCTACTCAACTTGAACCTATTCTGGGCGATTGGGCAAGAGTTGTCGGAGATTTAGGCATTTTCGCAGCTGGACTATCTTCAGCTATTGCTATCCCTTTCATATTAAAAACAATTTTGGCTAGCGTTTTTAACTGGGAAAAAGGAATAGAAGACAACAAAGCTAAAACAATGGGGGCTATTGTTGTTATCTTTGGTACTGCTTTTGCGATAGCTGATGTCAAACCCACACAAATTATAATTTTTGCTCAAGCAACTAGTGGGTTTTTTTTACCATTCTTTGCAGTATTATTGTTGGTTGTTTCAAATAGTAAGATCATCATGGGCAAATATACAAATACTCTCTTACAAAATATACTAGGATTAATAGCTGTTGTTGTTACATTGGCTATTGGAATGTTGGGATTATACGGAACCCTTTCAAATTTACTAGCCTAA
- a CDS encoding IS30 family transposase — protein sequence MTYTHITMDELVMIEAYYHQGIPVAKIAAYLNRTRTPINNVIRFFRAGHTAFEYYLRYKKNKKQCGREKVVLPEEQHLYIKEKVAEGWTPDVIIGRKEMTIDCSVRTLYRQFKEKTFDEATLPMKGKRKPNGHQERRGRQAYKRNISERIIDYPTFKEEFGHIEGDTIVGVRHKSAVITLVEILSKAIITLKPKGRKACDIESAMNQWFQSIPKKLFKSITFDCGKEFSNWKSLCNQHDVAIYFADPGTPLQRALNENSNGLLRKDGLPKEMDFNEVDQAFVSSVAHKRNIIPRKSLNYQTPLEVFMSYMDEDILYSLI from the coding sequence ATGACCTATACCCATATTACCATGGATGAACTAGTGATGATAGAAGCTTATTACCATCAAGGTATTCCAGTTGCTAAAATAGCTGCTTACTTGAATCGTACTCGAACACCGATTAATAATGTTATCAGGTTCTTCAGAGCAGGACATACAGCTTTCGAGTATTACCTACGGTATAAGAAAAACAAGAAGCAGTGTGGACGCGAAAAAGTTGTTTTACCAGAAGAACAACATCTTTATATCAAGGAAAAAGTAGCTGAAGGCTGGACGCCTGATGTCATTATTGGCCGTAAAGAAATGACAATAGACTGTTCCGTACGAACACTTTATAGACAATTTAAAGAAAAAACATTCGATGAAGCTACCCTTCCAATGAAAGGGAAAAGAAAGCCTAACGGACATCAAGAACGTAGAGGTAGACAAGCTTATAAACGAAATATCTCTGAAAGAATAATAGATTATCCAACATTTAAAGAAGAATTTGGTCATATCGAAGGAGATACCATTGTAGGTGTCCGCCACAAAAGTGCGGTCATTACTCTAGTAGAGATTTTATCGAAAGCTATCATTACCTTAAAGCCCAAAGGGCGTAAAGCCTGCGACATTGAGAGTGCTATGAATCAATGGTTCCAATCCATACCAAAAAAATTATTCAAATCAATTACTTTTGATTGCGGTAAGGAGTTCTCCAACTGGAAATCTTTGTGCAACCAGCATGATGTCGCTATCTACTTCGCTGACCCTGGAACGCCTTTACAACGAGCTTTAAACGAGAATTCTAATGGGCTTCTTCGAAAAGATGGATTGCCAAAAGAAATGGATTTCAACGAAGTTGATCAGGCTTTCGTATCGTCTGTTGCACACAAACGGAATATAATTCCAAGAAAGTCATTAAATTACCAAACACCGCTGGAAGTTTTTATGAGTTACATGGATGAAGATATTTTGTATAGCTTAATTTGA
- a CDS encoding Cof-type HAD-IIB family hydrolase produces MIKLIAIDMDGTLLNNAHQITKNVQKAIFDAIESGIKIVLCTGRPSKAVYPYIEQLDLPDKEDYVISLNGTLVQKTNTQEIVYSHILEHAELSEIECIRKDYALNLTFFDKSHYFYTGEKTDRLMFDATILGMEPIHLDVKDIPKDMVIYKAMFVGEPAELDRFVQVVPDELYQKFYPIRSLPYVFEVLPKKANKGDALIGLAELLGIPMEEVMAIGDGENDIDLMNAVVESVAMGNATKTIKIAAKYETKSNEEDGVAHAIYQWALN; encoded by the coding sequence TTGATTAAATTAATTGCCATTGATATGGATGGAACTTTACTAAATAATGCCCACCAAATTACAAAGAATGTGCAAAAAGCTATTTTTGATGCTATTGAATCAGGAATAAAAATTGTTTTGTGCACTGGGAGACCATCAAAGGCAGTATACCCCTATATTGAACAATTGGATTTACCGGATAAAGAAGATTATGTGATTTCTTTAAATGGGACATTGGTTCAAAAAACCAATACACAAGAAATTGTTTACAGTCATATATTGGAACATGCTGAACTAAGTGAAATTGAATGCATCCGCAAAGATTATGCATTAAATTTAACTTTTTTTGATAAATCACATTATTTTTATACGGGAGAAAAAACCGACAGATTAATGTTTGATGCAACCATTTTAGGAATGGAACCTATCCATTTAGATGTAAAAGATATTCCTAAAGACATGGTCATCTATAAGGCAATGTTTGTAGGAGAACCTGCAGAACTTGATCGGTTTGTTCAAGTGGTACCTGATGAACTGTATCAAAAATTCTATCCTATTAGAAGTTTACCCTATGTTTTTGAAGTATTGCCTAAAAAAGCCAATAAAGGTGATGCGTTAATTGGATTGGCTGAACTACTAGGTATTCCAATGGAAGAGGTTATGGCCATTGGCGATGGCGAAAATGATATTGATCTGATGAATGCTGTTGTTGAAAGTGTTGCGATGGGGAATGCCACTAAAACCATTAAAATAGCGGCCAAATATGAAACTAAGTCTAACGAAGAAGATGGCGTTGCCCATGCTATCTATCAATGGGCATTAAACTAA
- a CDS encoding YeiH family protein, which produces MIQKVMEKAKFILPGLMISVIISIISQGLALFIPTLGAALIAIFLGILLGNTLLNHPLLSTGTKFSEKSLLEFSIVLNGLILNFQIIKQVGFTGFTFILFQMVVTIIAAYWIGRYLKFGKKFSLLMGAGNAVCGSSAIGTISPVIDADEKDKGLSITIVNVTGTLLMVTLPILSAILYKDETVQTSALIGGTVQSIGQVIASAKIVSDDVANLAIVFKLMRVLLLIGVALLFGKMNFEKDKSLFSKSTNVHKNTKSSAGVPWFIIGFFCLFLLRSFVSLPDFMVTSAQTISNQFEIAALAAIGLRVKFSDIVKEGPKTLLYGLLVGLTQVLLAISLIFWLF; this is translated from the coding sequence ATGATTCAAAAAGTAATGGAAAAAGCAAAATTTATTTTACCAGGTTTAATGATAAGTGTCATCATATCCATTATTAGTCAAGGGTTAGCGCTCTTTATACCCACATTAGGAGCGGCTCTTATTGCTATTTTTTTAGGTATCCTACTTGGCAATACTCTTTTAAACCACCCTCTATTAAGTACTGGGACGAAATTTTCTGAAAAAAGTTTATTAGAATTTTCCATTGTCTTGAACGGACTGATTCTTAATTTTCAGATTATCAAGCAAGTTGGTTTTACAGGATTTACTTTTATCCTATTTCAAATGGTTGTTACTATCATTGCCGCTTACTGGATTGGACGGTATTTGAAATTCGGCAAGAAATTCTCCTTATTAATGGGAGCTGGTAATGCGGTCTGTGGTTCTTCTGCTATTGGGACAATATCGCCTGTTATCGATGCTGATGAAAAAGATAAAGGATTATCAATTACCATTGTTAATGTAACCGGTACTCTTTTAATGGTTACTTTACCTATTCTTTCAGCTATCCTCTACAAAGATGAAACTGTTCAAACGTCTGCGCTAATTGGTGGAACAGTTCAGTCCATAGGCCAAGTTATTGCTTCAGCAAAAATAGTTAGTGACGATGTAGCTAATCTAGCGATTGTTTTTAAACTGATGCGTGTCTTACTGCTTATTGGTGTCGCTTTGCTTTTCGGAAAAATGAATTTTGAAAAAGATAAGTCTTTATTTTCCAAATCAACGAACGTACATAAGAACACTAAAAGTTCTGCTGGTGTTCCTTGGTTTATTATTGGATTCTTTTGTTTATTCTTATTAAGAAGTTTTGTATCGCTACCAGATTTTATGGTTACGAGTGCTCAAACCATCAGCAATCAATTTGAAATAGCTGCTTTAGCTGCTATTGGGTTACGTGTTAAGTTTTCTGATATTGTTAAAGAAGGACCAAAAACGCTACTTTATGGATTATTAGTCGGGCTGACACAAGTCCTATTAGCTATTTCTTTAATTTTCTGGTTATTTTAA
- a CDS encoding LysR family transcriptional regulator, translating into MLDYRYQTFLTLAEEMNYTHTAKKLHITQPAVTQHIQYLQNELKVELVHYENRQLTLTKKGQQLQKDLLLLQKEILQIQSKLAPKEEAPSFTFGATLTIGEYVMPELIEKYIHAYPTHNLSMLVDNTTSLVEYLEHGKIDFAFVEGEFNQHLFGFRKISDESFIAVCAKSNPLWKKKQPMNELFSHQLLIREVGSGSRLILETALKNKSIHIDSFIKTMMIGNISSIKELVKKDLGITFLYRNAVEEELGNGSLKEIKIIDFVIEHPFHLIYLKSANVKGMEIAQNFSHLFPRNR; encoded by the coding sequence ATGTTAGATTATCGCTACCAAACATTTCTAACACTTGCAGAAGAAATGAACTACACTCATACTGCAAAAAAATTACATATTACACAACCAGCGGTAACCCAACACATTCAATACTTACAAAATGAATTGAAAGTCGAATTGGTTCATTATGAAAACAGGCAATTAACCCTAACTAAAAAAGGGCAACAATTACAAAAAGACCTATTACTGCTACAAAAAGAAATTCTTCAAATTCAAAGTAAATTGGCTCCAAAAGAAGAAGCTCCTTCTTTTACATTTGGTGCTACTCTAACCATTGGTGAATATGTGATGCCTGAATTGATTGAAAAGTATATACATGCTTATCCAACTCACAACCTTTCGATGTTAGTTGATAATACGACTTCTTTGGTTGAATATCTAGAACACGGGAAAATTGATTTTGCTTTTGTAGAAGGAGAATTTAATCAACACTTATTTGGTTTCCGTAAAATTTCAGATGAATCATTTATTGCAGTTTGTGCTAAAAGTAATCCGTTATGGAAAAAAAAACAACCCATGAATGAATTGTTTTCACATCAATTATTGATAAGAGAAGTTGGATCTGGATCACGTTTGATTTTAGAAACAGCTCTGAAAAATAAAAGTATCCATATAGATAGTTTTATTAAAACAATGATGATCGGCAACATCTCTTCTATTAAGGAGCTAGTAAAAAAGGATTTAGGGATTACTTTTTTATACCGGAATGCTGTTGAAGAAGAACTTGGAAATGGGTCATTAAAAGAAATTAAGATAATAGACTTTGTTATTGAACACCCTTTTCATTTGATCTATCTTAAATCTGCGAATGTAAAAGGAATGGAGATTGCACAAAACTTTAGTCACTTATTCCCTCGAAATAGGTGA
- a CDS encoding sigma 54-interacting transcriptional regulator, giving the protein MQKKLLVPEVLKPKVEVDPFEGLIGSNDSLKTQINQAKASILYPPRGLHTLIVGPSGSGKSFVAQKMYEYSKTTKNFKDTVRFEIFNCADYAENPQLLLSQLFGYVKGAFTGAIEDKKGLVEICNGGILFLDEIHRLPPEGQEILFYLLDQNLYRRLGETELTRKSKLLLIGATTEDPSKTLLLTFRRRIPINIEMPSYHERTISEKFDFIKMFFENESKRVNKSFKIKRDVIKSLLSYSCKGNIGQLKSDIQATSAKGFLHATINQQKKININFQDLPKQIIEEIIEKNDFNEEVYLFSQKDLIINESDSKKSEEMKVISTPIQTETIYDFIENTYQTMKLENYKESKISSILSKRIEGEMQRLSTMNYKEEIDYEILKNIIGSRLLETTKTGFKIATNYFGNLDSKLIFPLSIHLNSAINRFLSNKETINPNLEKIKKDYKEEFKVGILIKELIDIEYSISLPQDEIGFIAMYLKNFKGLIQSENVKIGIVVLSHGNVAKGMVDVANKLLGVNHAVGLEMDLTDSPNLMLEKTIPIVKNADQGKGVLILADMGSLILFGDIIAARTGVPVRVVGRVDTLMVIESVRRSLLPEDTLDKLADEIDSKQFLTGSTFISPIEREKVIVTLCLTGEGAAKVLKNYIETSIINYTDEIKIIPIGFFTKEETSVTLDKISHSNEIVAIVGTINPKYNNVSFISAEELLNKSNKLLKLLSDKGKIYRENTLGNYIDMDLIDIENEFVTKNDVLDKMTNKLIKEGKVTSDYILSVYKRETMGNTFLEGGIAIPHGESKYITKPAISITKLATPILWESNQYVRFVFLLALTEDNGKEIEDLYKILYKGNIFQLLEEATTKEVIHSILTDITL; this is encoded by the coding sequence GTGCAAAAGAAATTACTTGTTCCTGAAGTACTTAAACCCAAAGTAGAAGTTGATCCATTTGAAGGTCTGATTGGATCAAATGATAGTTTGAAAACACAAATTAATCAAGCCAAAGCATCTATTCTTTATCCTCCAAGGGGATTGCACACTCTTATTGTTGGACCATCTGGTTCCGGAAAAAGTTTTGTTGCACAAAAGATGTATGAATATAGTAAAACGACAAAAAATTTCAAAGATACTGTTCGTTTTGAAATATTTAACTGTGCAGATTATGCAGAAAACCCCCAGTTATTGCTTTCTCAACTTTTTGGATATGTAAAGGGTGCATTTACAGGAGCAATAGAAGATAAAAAAGGCCTTGTAGAAATATGTAATGGAGGGATTTTATTCTTAGATGAAATTCATCGTTTGCCACCCGAAGGACAAGAAATTCTATTTTACCTTTTAGATCAAAATTTATATAGAAGATTAGGAGAAACCGAGTTAACAAGAAAAAGTAAGTTGCTTTTAATAGGAGCAACTACAGAAGATCCTTCAAAAACATTGTTACTAACTTTTAGAAGAAGAATTCCTATAAACATAGAAATGCCTAGCTATCATGAAAGAACAATCAGTGAAAAATTTGATTTCATAAAAATGTTTTTTGAAAATGAAAGTAAACGTGTAAATAAATCATTTAAAATAAAAAGAGATGTAATAAAATCGCTTTTATCATATTCGTGTAAAGGAAACATAGGACAACTAAAAAGTGATATACAGGCAACATCTGCAAAAGGATTTCTTCATGCCACAATAAATCAACAAAAAAAAATTAATATAAACTTTCAAGATTTACCCAAGCAGATAATTGAAGAAATAATTGAAAAAAATGATTTTAATGAAGAGGTTTATTTATTTAGCCAAAAAGATTTGATTATTAATGAGAGTGACAGTAAAAAAAGCGAAGAAATGAAAGTAATCTCAACGCCTATACAAACAGAGACAATTTATGATTTTATTGAAAATACTTATCAGACAATGAAATTGGAGAATTATAAGGAATCTAAAATTAGTTCAATTTTAAGCAAAAGAATTGAAGGAGAAATGCAACGTCTTTCCACAATGAACTACAAAGAAGAAATAGATTATGAAATTTTAAAAAACATCATCGGTTCTAGACTTTTAGAAACGACGAAAACAGGTTTTAAAATAGCGACGAATTATTTTGGGAATTTAGATAGTAAGTTAATTTTCCCGCTTTCTATTCACTTAAATTCTGCTATTAATAGATTTCTTTCCAATAAAGAAACGATAAATCCAAATTTAGAAAAGATAAAAAAAGACTACAAAGAAGAATTTAAAGTGGGCATCCTTATTAAAGAACTTATTGATATAGAATACAGTATTAGTTTACCTCAAGATGAAATTGGATTTATAGCTATGTATCTTAAAAATTTTAAAGGTCTAATACAAAGTGAAAATGTGAAAATAGGGATTGTTGTACTTTCTCATGGGAATGTAGCAAAAGGAATGGTAGATGTAGCGAATAAATTATTAGGTGTAAATCATGCAGTTGGATTAGAAATGGATTTGACAGATTCTCCAAACTTAATGCTAGAAAAAACAATTCCAATAGTAAAAAATGCTGATCAAGGAAAAGGAGTTCTTATATTAGCTGATATGGGATCATTAATCTTATTTGGAGATATTATTGCAGCAAGAACAGGTGTCCCCGTTCGAGTAGTTGGAAGAGTCGATACATTAATGGTGATAGAATCTGTTAGACGTTCTCTATTGCCTGAAGACACATTGGATAAACTTGCTGATGAGATTGATTCAAAACAATTTTTAACTGGAAGTACTTTTATTTCTCCGATAGAAAGAGAAAAAGTAATTGTGACATTGTGTTTAACAGGAGAAGGTGCAGCTAAAGTATTGAAAAATTATATTGAAACTTCAATTATTAATTATACTGATGAAATTAAGATAATACCTATTGGCTTTTTCACTAAAGAAGAAACTTCTGTGACCTTAGATAAAATCAGTCATTCAAATGAAATTGTTGCAATAGTAGGAACAATCAATCCTAAGTATAATAACGTATCTTTTATATCAGCTGAAGAACTTTTAAATAAAAGCAATAAATTACTAAAACTTTTAAGTGATAAAGGGAAAATTTATAGAGAAAACACCCTAGGAAATTATATAGATATGGATTTAATTGATATTGAAAATGAATTTGTTACAAAGAATGATGTTCTTGATAAGATGACAAACAAATTAATAAAAGAAGGAAAAGTAACGAGTGATTATATCTTAAGTGTCTATAAAAGAGAAACGATGGGCAATACTTTTTTAGAAGGAGGAATAGCAATTCCACATGGTGAGAGTAAGTATATCACAAAACCAGCCATCTCAATCACGAAATTAGCCACACCTATATTATGGGAAAGTAATCAGTACGTGAGGTTTGTTTTTCTTCTTGCATTGACTGAAGATAATGGGAAAGAAATAGAAGATTTATATAAAATCCTTTACAAAGGCAACATTTTCCAGCTGCTTGAAGAGGCTACTACAAAAGAAGTGATTCATTCTATTTTAACCGATATAACATTATAA
- a CDS encoding bifunctional 4-hydroxy-2-oxoglutarate aldolase/2-dehydro-3-deoxy-phosphogluconate aldolase — MKNIFPKVTIILRGYEYEQVKTVMDVLKGKHDHYALEITLNSPDVFTTINKISKEYGNNFYIGAGTILSLEDANNAIDAGAKFILSPIKLSREILEICKQKSVLSIPAAMTPTEVMELKMNGADIIKIFPVNTVGEKFFNDIQAPLGKLPLMAVGGVTLDNTVSFFENGADYVGIASGIFNKGDILTQNSKGLKESLLLFENKVFK, encoded by the coding sequence ATGAAAAACATCTTTCCAAAAGTTACTATTATCTTACGCGGCTATGAATACGAACAGGTTAAAACGGTTATGGATGTTTTAAAAGGTAAGCATGATCACTATGCGCTTGAAATTACATTAAATTCTCCAGATGTTTTTACAACTATAAATAAGATATCGAAAGAGTATGGAAATAATTTTTATATAGGTGCTGGTACCATATTATCTTTAGAAGATGCAAATAATGCTATAGATGCAGGAGCTAAATTTATATTATCTCCTATTAAGTTAAGTAGAGAAATCTTAGAAATATGTAAACAAAAAAGTGTTTTAAGTATCCCAGCAGCTATGACGCCAACAGAAGTAATGGAACTTAAAATGAATGGTGCAGATATTATAAAAATATTTCCAGTTAACACTGTTGGGGAAAAATTTTTCAACGATATTCAAGCTCCGTTGGGAAAACTTCCTTTAATGGCTGTTGGAGGAGTTACTTTAGATAATACGGTTAGCTTCTTTGAAAATGGTGCTGATTATGTAGGTATAGCTTCAGGGATTTTTAATAAAGGAGATATTTTAACTCAAAACAGTAAAGGACTAAAAGAATCTTTATTGTTATTTGAAAATAAAGTTTTTAAATAA
- a CDS encoding PTS sugar transporter subunit IIA, which translates to MKLKLDKNLVFIDLDFEKKEDILNFLSNKLLEHDYVKPEYPKAIIEREKIYPTGLPSLGVNIAIPHADNELVHKTTIAIGMLKNSAKFCSMENIEKELDVQIVMMLAIKEAHGQIEMLQKVVSIIQNDTLTREITKMTDKNKVLTMLEPYLN; encoded by the coding sequence ATGAAATTGAAGCTCGATAAAAATTTAGTCTTTATTGATTTAGACTTTGAAAAAAAAGAAGACATCTTGAATTTTTTGTCGAATAAGTTACTTGAACATGATTATGTTAAACCAGAATATCCAAAAGCCATTATAGAGAGAGAAAAAATATACCCTACTGGCTTGCCTTCCTTAGGTGTAAATATTGCTATTCCTCATGCAGATAATGAGTTAGTTCATAAAACAACTATTGCTATCGGTATGCTAAAAAATTCTGCGAAGTTTTGTTCAATGGAAAATATTGAAAAAGAGTTAGATGTACAGATTGTTATGATGTTAGCCATAAAAGAAGCACATGGTCAGATAGAAATGTTGCAAAAAGTTGTCTCAATTATTCAAAATGATACATTAACAAGAGAAATTACGAAAATGACAGATAAAAATAAAGTATTAACTATGTTAGAACCATACTTAAATTAA
- a CDS encoding PTS sugar transporter subunit IIB — translation MKRVLVACGNGIATSTVVASKIRDYAEKEGVDIKTEQCKLMEVPGKGDNYDLVVTTGQFGGQVNTPVVAGLSLLTGIGKEETLKEIISYLK, via the coding sequence ATGAAAAGAGTATTAGTAGCTTGTGGAAACGGAATTGCAACATCAACTGTGGTAGCTTCAAAAATAAGAGATTATGCTGAAAAAGAAGGAGTAGATATTAAAACTGAACAATGTAAATTGATGGAGGTTCCTGGGAAAGGAGATAATTATGATTTAGTTGTAACAACTGGTCAATTTGGCGGACAGGTTAATACACCTGTTGTAGCCGGTTTATCTTTATTAACTGGGATTGGTAAAGAAGAGACTTTAAAAGAAATTATAAGTTATTTAAAATAA
- a CDS encoding PTS galactitol transporter subunit IIC, translating to MWNAVMSGFDWLIGAGPTVMLPVIITVIGLFFGLKLGKAFKSGLTLGIGFAGIRLLLDYMAANLGPASQAMVDNIGINLDVLDVGWGSIAAVTWSSPIIVFLVLSIFAVNIIMLLTKTTNTLDVDIWNYHHMAIVGIMVHYVTKNIWLGIGASVVMAITTFKIADWSQPMIEKFFGIPGVSLPTVSATSTLVLAWPLNWLLDRIPGINKINVTLKDVQKYLGFFGDQMVLGLILGSAIGLLGGYDITTSLQLGVSMAAVLVIIPKMTSLFVEGLMPISEAAQDWSQKKFKDRKLFIGLDAAVVVGNQDVITTALILIPLTIGLAFILPGNRMLPFADLAIIPFRIALVVALTRGNFFKNIIIGLTTSAAILYAGTITAPILTELAGSVGIEVAVAGGALLISSFSATSLTHSFLVFFAFVGPLLVTLPAMIFIIAIFWYYFEVMKPKARQAREQREKNEMEIEEQAI from the coding sequence ATGTGGAATGCAGTAATGTCAGGATTTGATTGGCTTATTGGAGCTGGGCCAACAGTAATGTTACCCGTTATTATTACCGTTATTGGGTTATTTTTTGGTTTAAAATTAGGAAAAGCATTTAAATCTGGTTTGACATTAGGAATTGGTTTTGCTGGGATCAGATTACTGCTAGATTACATGGCCGCAAACTTAGGCCCTGCTTCTCAAGCGATGGTAGATAATATTGGAATAAACTTAGATGTATTAGATGTAGGTTGGGGCTCTATTGCGGCTGTTACTTGGTCTTCTCCTATCATTGTGTTTCTTGTACTTTCAATATTTGCAGTTAATATCATTATGCTGTTGACTAAAACAACCAATACATTAGATGTTGATATCTGGAATTATCATCATATGGCAATTGTTGGAATAATGGTTCATTATGTTACAAAAAACATTTGGCTTGGTATTGGAGCCTCAGTTGTAATGGCAATTACAACCTTTAAGATAGCAGATTGGTCTCAACCAATGATTGAAAAATTCTTTGGTATACCTGGAGTTTCATTACCAACAGTATCAGCAACTTCAACATTAGTGCTTGCTTGGCCTTTAAATTGGTTGTTAGATAGAATTCCTGGCATAAATAAAATTAATGTCACTCTTAAAGATGTTCAAAAATATCTTGGGTTTTTCGGAGATCAGATGGTTTTAGGTTTAATATTAGGTTCGGCTATTGGATTATTAGGTGGGTACGATATTACCACATCATTGCAATTAGGTGTAAGTATGGCTGCTGTATTGGTTATTATTCCTAAAATGACTTCTTTATTCGTTGAAGGATTAATGCCCATTTCAGAAGCGGCGCAAGACTGGTCTCAGAAGAAATTTAAAGATAGAAAATTATTTATCGGTTTAGATGCAGCGGTTGTAGTAGGAAATCAAGATGTAATTACTACTGCATTAATTTTAATTCCTTTAACTATTGGACTTGCATTTATTCTACCAGGGAATAGAATGTTACCTTTTGCTGACTTAGCGATTATTCCTTTTAGAATTGCATTAGTCGTTGCTCTTACAAGAGGAAATTTCTTCAAAAATATCATTATTGGATTAACAACTAGTGCAGCTATTTTATATGCAGGTACAATTACAGCCCCTATTCTTACAGAACTTGCAGGTTCAGTGGGTATTGAGGTAGCGGTTGCAGGTGGCGCTCTATTAATCTCATCATTTTCAGCAACTAGCTTAACTCATAGTTTCTTAGTATTCTTTGCTTTTGTTGGTCCATTACTAGTAACATTGCCTGCCATGATTTTTATCATAGCAATTTTCTGGTATTACTTTGAAGTTATGAAGCCTAAAGCGAGACAAGCTAGAGAACAGAGAGAAAAAAATGAAATGGAAATAGAAGAACAAGCTATATGA